Proteins encoded by one window of Arabidopsis thaliana chromosome 2, partial sequence:
- the BGLU33 gene encoding beta glucosidase 33 (beta glucosidase 33 (BGLU33); FUNCTIONS IN: cation binding, hydrolase activity, hydrolyzing O-glycosyl compounds, catalytic activity; INVOLVED IN: carbohydrate metabolic process; LOCATED IN: endomembrane system; EXPRESSED IN: 20 plant structures; EXPRESSED DURING: 10 growth stages; CONTAINS InterPro DOMAIN/s: Glycoside hydrolase, family 1 (InterPro:IPR001360), Glycoside hydrolase, family 1, active site (InterPro:IPR018120), Glycoside hydrolase, catalytic core (InterPro:IPR017853), Glycoside hydrolase, subgroup, catalytic core (InterPro:IPR013781); BEST Arabidopsis thaliana protein match is: Glycosyl hydrolase superfamily protein (TAIR:AT3G60140.1); Has 11175 Blast hits to 10849 proteins in 1458 species: Archae - 144; Bacteria - 7682; Metazoa - 711; Fungi - 199; Plants - 1439; Viruses - 0; Other Eukaryotes - 1000 (source: NCBI BLink).), with product MATATLTLFLGLLALTSTILSFNADARPQPSDEDLGTIIGPHQTSFDDEIGIVIGPHATVDDEDIDMDMGTTVGPQTNLNDDDLGTIIGPEFEIHKQDFPADFIFGTSVSAYQVEGAKKGSGRGLTSWDEFTHMFPEKVQQNGDGDEGVDFYTRYKDDIKLMKELNTNGFRFSISWTRILPYGTIKKGVNEEGVKFYNDLINELLANGIQPSVTLFHWESPLALEMEYGGFLNERIVEDFREFANFCFKEFGDRVKNWATFNEPSVYSVAGYSKGKKAPGRCSKWQAPKCPTGDSSEEPYIVAHNQILAHLAAVDEFRNCKKCQEGGGKIGIVLVSHWFEPKDPNSSEDVKAARRSLEYQLGWFLRPLTYGQYPAEMLEDVNIRLREFTPEESEKLRKSLDFVGLNYYGAFFSTPLAKVNSSQLNYETDLRVNWTDSQNNSPHLKTTSMGIVIYPAGLKNILKHIKDEYMDPEIYIMENGMDEIDYGTKNITEATNDYGRKEFIKSHILIMGKSIRMDKVRLKGYYIWSLMDNFEWDKGYKVRFGLYYVDYNDNMKRYIRSSGKWLSEFLDSKETLHKCYFEGHREKGYAPKLFDVEYLEPENSQLSYRSDFM from the exons ATGGCTACAGCTACTCTCACTCTTTTCCTAGGGCTCTTAGCCTTAACTAGTACCATACTTAGCTTCAACGCCGATGCTAGGCCTCAACCAAGTGATGAGGATCTTGGTACCATCATTGGACCTCATCAAACTAGCTTCGATGACGAGATAGGCATCGTGATTGGACCACATGCGACCGTAGATGACGAAGACATTGACATGGACATGGGCACCACCGTTGGACCGCAGACCAACctaaatgatgatgatttgggCACCATCATTGGACCCGAGTTTGAGATCCACAAGCAAGATTTCCCCGCAGATTTCATATTTGGAACATCTGTTTCCGCATATCAG GTTGAAGGTGCTAAAAAGGGTTCTGGGAGAGGCTTGACCTCATGGGACGAATTTACACACATGTTTCCTG AGAAGGTTCAACAAAATGGCGATGGAGATGAGGGAGTCGACTTCTATACCCGTTACAAG GATGATATAAAATTAATGAAGGAGTTGAACACGAATGGCTTCAGATTTTCAATCTCATGGACCAGGATCTTGCCTT ATGGAACTATTAAAAAAGGTGTAAACGAGGAGGGGGTGAAGTTCTACAACGATCTTATAAATGAACTTTTAGCTAATG GAATTCAGCCTTCGGTTACTCTCTTTCACTGGGAATCTCCACTTGCTCTAGAAATGGAGTACGGAGGTTTCCTAAACGAAAGGATAGT AGAGGATTTCCGTGAGTTTGCAAACTTTTGCTTCAAGGAATTTGGAGATAGGGTGAAGAATTGGGCGACGTTTAACGAGCCATCGGTATACAGCGTTGCTGGTTACTCGAAAGGTAAGAAAGCACCAGGACGGTGCTCTAAATGGCAAGCCCCAAAATGTCCCACAGGAGATTCATCCGAGGAGCCATACATAGTTGCTCACAACCAAATTCTTGCTCATCTTGCTGCTGTTGATGAATTCCGAAACTGTAAAAAG TGCCAAGAGGGTGGAGGGAAAATTGGGATAGTGTTGGTATCTCACTGGTTCGAGCCTAAAGATCCAAATTCGAGTGAAGACGTCAAAGCAGCTAGACGATCCCTCGAGTACCAACTCGGCTG GTTTCTTCGCCCTCTCACATATGGACAGTATCCAGCGGAAATGTTAGAAGATGTAAACATCCGACTGCGTGAATTTACACCAGAAGAATCTGAGAAACTAAGAAAATCTTTGGATTTCGTCGGATTAAATTACTATGGAGCATTCTTCTCTACCCCTCTCGCCAAAGTCAATTCATCGCAGCTTAATTATGAGACCGACTTACGTGTAAACTGGACAG ATAGTCAAAACAATTCACCACATCTCAAG ACAACTTCAATGGGTATAGTGATATATCCAGCGGGTTTGAAGAATATCTTGAAACATATCAAAGACGAATACATGGACCCAGAGATTTACATTATGGAGAATG GGATGGACGAGATCGACTATGGGACCAAAAACATAACGGAAGCTACTAACGATTACGGGAGGAAAGAGTTCATCAAGAGTCACATCTTAATCATGGGTAAATCCATCAG GATGGACAAAGTGAGGCTGAAGGGTTACTACATATGGTCGTTAATGGACAACTTCGAGTGGGATAAAGGTTATAAAGTCAGGTTCGGGCTCTATTACGTCGATTATAATGACAACATGAAACGTTATATAAGGTCATCTGGAAAATGGCTAAGTGAGTTTCTTGATTCCAAAGAGACTCTCCATAAATGCTATTTCGAGGGCCATCGTGAGAAAGGATATGCACCCAAGTTGTTCGACGTTGAGTATCTGGAACCTGAGAACTCGCAGCTAAGTTACAGGAGCGATTTTATGTGA
- the BGLU33 gene encoding beta glucosidase 33 (beta glucosidase 33 (BGLU33); FUNCTIONS IN: cation binding, hydrolase activity, hydrolyzing O-glycosyl compounds, catalytic activity; INVOLVED IN: carbohydrate metabolic process; LOCATED IN: endomembrane system; EXPRESSED IN: 20 plant structures; EXPRESSED DURING: 10 growth stages; CONTAINS InterPro DOMAIN/s: Glycoside hydrolase, family 1 (InterPro:IPR001360), Glycoside hydrolase, family 1, active site (InterPro:IPR018120), Glycoside hydrolase, catalytic core (InterPro:IPR017853), Glycoside hydrolase, subgroup, catalytic core (InterPro:IPR013781); BEST Arabidopsis thaliana protein match is: Glycosyl hydrolase superfamily protein (TAIR:AT3G60140.1); Has 35333 Blast hits to 34131 proteins in 2444 species: Archae - 798; Bacteria - 22429; Metazoa - 974; Fungi - 991; Plants - 531; Viruses - 0; Other Eukaryotes - 9610 (source: NCBI BLink).), translating to MATATLTLFLGLLALTSTILSFNADARPQPSDEDLGTIIGPHQTSFDDEIGIVIGPHATVDDEDIDMDMGTTVGPQTNLNDDDLGTIIGPEFEIHKQDFPADFIFGTSVSAYQVEGAKKGSGRGLTSWDEFTHMFPEKVQQNGDGDEGVDFYTRYKDDIKLMKELNTNGFRFSISWTRILPYGTIKKGVNEEGVKFYNDLINELLANGIQPSVTLFHWESPLALEMEYGGFLNERIVEDFREFANFCFKEFGDRVKNWATFNEPSVYSVAGYSKGKKAPGRCSKWQAPKCPTGDSSEEPYIVAHNQILAHLAAVDEFRNCKKVEGGGKIGIVLVSHWFEPKDPNSSEDVKAARRSLEYQLGWFLRPLTYGQYPAEMLEDVNIRLREFTPEESEKLRKSLDFVGLNYYGAFFSTPLAKVNSSQLNYETDLRVNWTVITNNLSLPDLQTTSMGIVIYPAGLKNILKHIKDEYMDPEIYIMENGMDEIDYGTKNITEATNDYGRKEFIKSHILIMGKSIRMDKVRLKGYYIWSLMDNFEWDKGYKVRFGLYYVDYNDNMKRYIRSSGKWLSEFLDSKETLHKCYFEGHREKGYAPKLFDVEYLEPENSQLSYRSDFM from the exons ATGGCTACAGCTACTCTCACTCTTTTCCTAGGGCTCTTAGCCTTAACTAGTACCATACTTAGCTTCAACGCCGATGCTAGGCCTCAACCAAGTGATGAGGATCTTGGTACCATCATTGGACCTCATCAAACTAGCTTCGATGACGAGATAGGCATCGTGATTGGACCACATGCGACCGTAGATGACGAAGACATTGACATGGACATGGGCACCACCGTTGGACCGCAGACCAACctaaatgatgatgatttgggCACCATCATTGGACCCGAGTTTGAGATCCACAAGCAAGATTTCCCCGCAGATTTCATATTTGGAACATCTGTTTCCGCATATCAG GTTGAAGGTGCTAAAAAGGGTTCTGGGAGAGGCTTGACCTCATGGGACGAATTTACACACATGTTTCCTG AGAAGGTTCAACAAAATGGCGATGGAGATGAGGGAGTCGACTTCTATACCCGTTACAAG GATGATATAAAATTAATGAAGGAGTTGAACACGAATGGCTTCAGATTTTCAATCTCATGGACCAGGATCTTGCCTT ATGGAACTATTAAAAAAGGTGTAAACGAGGAGGGGGTGAAGTTCTACAACGATCTTATAAATGAACTTTTAGCTAATG GAATTCAGCCTTCGGTTACTCTCTTTCACTGGGAATCTCCACTTGCTCTAGAAATGGAGTACGGAGGTTTCCTAAACGAAAGGATAGT AGAGGATTTCCGTGAGTTTGCAAACTTTTGCTTCAAGGAATTTGGAGATAGGGTGAAGAATTGGGCGACGTTTAACGAGCCATCGGTATACAGCGTTGCTGGTTACTCGAAAGGTAAGAAAGCACCAGGACGGTGCTCTAAATGGCAAGCCCCAAAATGTCCCACAGGAGATTCATCCGAGGAGCCATACATAGTTGCTCACAACCAAATTCTTGCTCATCTTGCTGCTGTTGATGAATTCCGAAACTGTAAAAAGGTCG AGGGTGGAGGGAAAATTGGGATAGTGTTGGTATCTCACTGGTTCGAGCCTAAAGATCCAAATTCGAGTGAAGACGTCAAAGCAGCTAGACGATCCCTCGAGTACCAACTCGGCTG GTTTCTTCGCCCTCTCACATATGGACAGTATCCAGCGGAAATGTTAGAAGATGTAAACATCCGACTGCGTGAATTTACACCAGAAGAATCTGAGAAACTAAGAAAATCTTTGGATTTCGTCGGATTAAATTACTATGGAGCATTCTTCTCTACCCCTCTCGCCAAAGTCAATTCATCGCAGCTTAATTATGAGACCGACTTACGTGTAAACTGGACAG TTATTACTAATAACCTAAGTCTTCCTGATTTGCAGACAACTTCAATGGGTATAGTGATATATCCAGCGGGTTTGAAGAATATCTTGAAACATATCAAAGACGAATACATGGACCCAGAGATTTACATTATGGAGAATG GGATGGACGAGATCGACTATGGGACCAAAAACATAACGGAAGCTACTAACGATTACGGGAGGAAAGAGTTCATCAAGAGTCACATCTTAATCATGGGTAAATCCATCAG GATGGACAAAGTGAGGCTGAAGGGTTACTACATATGGTCGTTAATGGACAACTTCGAGTGGGATAAAGGTTATAAAGTCAGGTTCGGGCTCTATTACGTCGATTATAATGACAACATGAAACGTTATATAAGGTCATCTGGAAAATGGCTAAGTGAGTTTCTTGATTCCAAAGAGACTCTCCATAAATGCTATTTCGAGGGCCATCGTGAGAAAGGATATGCACCCAAGTTGTTCGACGTTGAGTATCTGGAACCTGAGAACTCGCAGCTAAGTTACAGGAGCGATTTTATGTGA